A single Paratractidigestivibacter faecalis DNA region contains:
- the rpsI gene encoding 30S ribosomal protein S9, with amino-acid sequence MAENTTAVYWGTGRRKEAVARVRLVPGTGKFIVNGRDALNYFGRQQLVDNALAPLRLTETADRFDVLANCDGGGINGQSGACRLGISRALLEAGEYRADLKKAGFLTRDARAVERKKYGLKKARKRPQFSKR; translated from the coding sequence ATGGCTGAGAACACCACCGCTGTCTACTGGGGCACTGGCCGCCGCAAGGAGGCTGTCGCCCGCGTCCGCCTCGTCCCCGGCACCGGCAAGTTCATCGTCAACGGCCGCGACGCCCTCAACTACTTTGGTCGTCAGCAGCTCGTGGACAACGCCCTTGCCCCGCTCCGCCTGACCGAGACCGCTGATCGCTTTGACGTCCTCGCCAACTGCGACGGCGGCGGCATCAACGGCCAGTCCGGCGCCTGCCGCCTGGGCATCTCCCGCGCCCTCCTCGAGGCTGGCGAGTACCGCGCCGACCTCAAGAAGGCTGGCTTCCTTACCCGCGACGCCCGTGCGGTCGAGCGTAAGAAGTACGGCCTCAAGAAGGCTCGTAAGCGTCCGCAGTTCTCCAAGCGCTAG
- the rnr gene encoding ribonuclease R: protein MARKRPHHGSTRRGRAQGPRRPRKVLTGILRVLRPGVAVVETSEGTFDVARQGLREAMSGDEVQVFLADGRGGRKAIVHSVLQRATQTFIGRFGQAGPLGAVVPLDTRMGHDFFVVPEDPSPRWLGVAEGDVVVARITEYPTRYTAATVTLDRRVGSADELDMNIESVIASHGLATDFSPSTLAEAEDVVPAVGEALAAEPRRRDLRDVLCVTIDPADARDFDDAVGARRLPDGGFELDVHIADVTHYLSWGSSMDLDARARTCSVYLVDRVIPMLPERLCNDVCSLRPQEDRLAMTVRMRLDARGRVTGYDAMASAIRSNARLCYDEVDALLSGRSSAADLPADPAEKDQLAEMLRVLDQVRELRERVRAERGAIDFETREAKVALDADGHPTGVTVRQRSRATGLVEEAMLLANECVAKILADAEVPAAFRVHERPSAEDLRRTILPLDEMGLLEEGDAAALLAGDPFAISRVLERSRGTGGEYLASALLLRAQRRATYLPHNEGHYALGASAYCHFTSPIRRYPDDVVHRALKAHLAGKDGGREQRAVERVLPQLCEACSSMERTADAAARDSQKVKMAELYEGRVGQVERGVVSGCERFGAFVSLDETCAEGLLPVRALGHEWYSYDEDRMALVGESTGTVWRLGQRVEVEVVGVDVARGQIDFRLPERPGRQAGGRRRPSLL, encoded by the coding sequence ACCAGGCGGGGCCGCGCGCAGGGGCCTCGCAGGCCGCGCAAGGTCCTGACCGGCATCCTGCGCGTGCTGCGCCCCGGCGTGGCCGTGGTGGAGACGTCCGAGGGCACCTTCGACGTGGCTCGCCAGGGCCTGCGCGAGGCCATGAGCGGCGACGAGGTCCAGGTGTTCCTGGCCGACGGCAGGGGTGGCCGAAAGGCCATCGTCCACTCCGTGCTGCAGCGGGCCACGCAGACCTTCATCGGCCGCTTTGGGCAGGCTGGGCCCCTGGGTGCCGTCGTGCCGCTGGACACCCGCATGGGGCACGACTTCTTCGTGGTGCCCGAGGACCCCAGCCCGCGCTGGCTGGGCGTGGCCGAGGGCGACGTCGTGGTGGCCCGCATCACGGAGTACCCCACGCGCTACACGGCCGCCACGGTGACGCTCGACCGCCGCGTGGGTTCCGCCGACGAGCTGGACATGAACATAGAGTCCGTCATTGCCTCCCATGGCCTGGCCACGGACTTCTCGCCGTCGACGCTTGCGGAGGCCGAGGACGTGGTGCCCGCGGTGGGGGAGGCCCTGGCGGCCGAGCCGCGCCGCCGCGACCTGCGCGACGTGCTCTGCGTGACCATTGACCCCGCCGACGCGCGCGACTTTGATGACGCGGTTGGCGCCCGCCGCCTGCCCGACGGTGGCTTTGAGCTGGACGTCCACATTGCCGACGTCACGCACTACCTGTCGTGGGGCAGCTCCATGGACCTGGACGCCCGGGCGCGCACCTGCTCGGTCTACCTGGTGGACCGCGTGATTCCCATGCTGCCGGAGCGCCTCTGCAACGACGTCTGCTCGTTGCGCCCGCAGGAGGACCGCCTGGCCATGACCGTTCGCATGCGCCTTGACGCCCGCGGCCGCGTGACCGGCTACGACGCCATGGCCTCGGCCATCCGCTCCAACGCGCGCCTGTGCTACGACGAGGTGGACGCCCTTCTGAGCGGACGCTCCAGCGCCGCCGACCTGCCCGCAGACCCAGCCGAGAAGGACCAGCTGGCAGAGATGCTGCGCGTCCTGGACCAGGTCCGCGAGCTGCGCGAGCGCGTGCGCGCCGAGCGCGGCGCCATCGACTTCGAGACGCGCGAGGCCAAGGTGGCCCTGGACGCCGACGGCCACCCCACCGGCGTCACCGTGCGCCAGCGCAGCCGCGCGACGGGCCTGGTTGAGGAGGCCATGCTTCTTGCCAACGAGTGCGTGGCCAAGATCCTGGCCGACGCCGAGGTGCCCGCCGCCTTCCGCGTGCACGAGCGACCCTCCGCCGAGGACCTGCGCCGCACCATCCTGCCCCTGGACGAGATGGGCCTCCTTGAGGAGGGCGACGCCGCGGCGCTTCTTGCCGGGGACCCGTTTGCCATCAGCCGCGTTCTGGAGCGCTCCCGCGGGACCGGCGGAGAGTACCTGGCCAGCGCCCTCCTGCTGCGCGCCCAGCGCCGCGCCACCTACCTGCCGCACAACGAGGGCCACTACGCCCTGGGGGCGTCCGCCTACTGCCACTTCACGTCTCCCATCAGGCGCTATCCCGACGACGTGGTGCACCGGGCGCTCAAGGCGCACCTGGCCGGCAAGGACGGCGGCCGCGAGCAGCGGGCCGTCGAGCGCGTGCTCCCGCAGCTCTGCGAGGCCTGCTCTTCCATGGAGCGCACCGCCGACGCCGCCGCCCGGGACTCGCAGAAGGTCAAGATGGCCGAGCTCTACGAGGGTCGCGTCGGCCAGGTGGAGAGGGGTGTGGTCTCCGGCTGCGAGCGCTTTGGCGCCTTTGTGAGCCTTGACGAGACCTGCGCGGAGGGGCTTCTCCCCGTGCGGGCCCTGGGCCACGAGTGGTACTCCTACGACGAGGACCGCATGGCCCTGGTGGGGGAGTCTACGGGTACCGTCTGGCGCCTGGGCCAGCGCGTAGAGGTGGAGGTCGTCGGCGTGGACGTGGCCCGTGGGCAGATAGACTTCCGCCTGCCGGAGCGCCCCGGGCGCCAGGCCGGCGGGCGCCGTCGGCCGTCGCTGCTATAG
- the acpS gene encoding holo-ACP synthase, producing MALAGIGVDMLEISRMERVMRRRPSFLRRVFTDDERAYCERCARPAEHYAARFAAREAVLKALGCGFAEGVGLHDVSVAADATGRPKAVLSGRAAKIAAEQGVREIALSISYTRDVAVANAVAVTDEVRPQPDARANAEREMATSFRQARSVLDELDRAHETGQLAAASRVAAEQQTTLAFADADQVPADAAPKE from the coding sequence ATGGCGTTGGCGGGCATTGGCGTCGACATGCTTGAGATCTCGCGCATGGAGCGCGTCATGAGGCGCAGGCCCAGCTTCCTGCGCCGCGTCTTCACCGACGACGAGCGTGCCTACTGCGAGCGCTGCGCTCGTCCCGCGGAGCACTACGCCGCCCGCTTTGCCGCCCGAGAGGCCGTCCTCAAGGCCCTGGGCTGCGGCTTTGCCGAGGGCGTGGGTCTGCATGACGTGAGCGTGGCCGCCGACGCCACCGGAAGGCCCAAGGCGGTCCTTTCCGGGCGCGCCGCAAAGATTGCCGCCGAGCAGGGCGTGCGGGAGATCGCTCTTTCCATCTCCTACACCCGTGACGTGGCCGTGGCCAACGCCGTGGCGGTGACCGACGAGGTTCGCCCCCAGCCCGACGCCCGTGCCAACGCGGAGCGCGAGATGGCCACCTCCTTCCGTCAGGCGAGGTCCGTGCTCGACGAGCTGGACCGCGCCCATGAGACCGGCCAGCTCGCGGCAGCCTCCCGCGTGGCGGCCGAGCAGCAGACAACACTCGCGTTTGCGGACGCCGACCAGGTCCCCGCAGACGCCGCACCAAAGGAGTAG
- the glmM gene encoding phosphoglucosamine mutase, producing the protein MKYFGTDGFRGRANEGLDVEHAYKIGRFVGWYYGARQAKKARVILGKDTRRSSYMFESALVSGLVASGADAYMLHVIPTPGVSFEVVDGAFDCGVMITASHNPYTDNGIKLVNREGFKMDEDVLELIEDYIDGKSEVPLATGDAIGCTVDYMQGRNRYISHLIASCGFSLQGLKIGLDCANGSASSVARPVFDALGAETHVINNAPNGFNINVDCGSTHIDQLQRFVVQNGLDVGFAYDGDADRCLAVDERGHVVDGDLILYVCGCYMAKHGRLAKQTVVPTVMSNFGFFRALDAAGISYEKTAVGDKNVYACMRQNGYTLGGEQSGHIIFGDLEKTGDGIMTSLRVMEVLRAEREKLSELTRPVTLYPQQLDNVRVTDKDAAMQSAEVKAAVEKAEKYLEGNGRVLVRASGTEPLVRVLAEAPDERLCANANAIVLEALAPFKA; encoded by the coding sequence ATGAAGTACTTTGGCACCGACGGCTTCCGCGGCCGTGCCAACGAGGGACTTGACGTGGAGCACGCCTACAAGATCGGCCGCTTTGTGGGCTGGTACTACGGTGCCCGCCAGGCCAAGAAGGCCCGCGTCATCCTGGGCAAGGACACTCGCCGCTCCAGCTACATGTTCGAGAGCGCCCTGGTGAGCGGCCTGGTTGCCTCCGGCGCCGACGCCTACATGCTTCACGTCATCCCCACCCCGGGCGTCTCCTTCGAGGTCGTCGACGGCGCGTTTGACTGCGGCGTCATGATCACCGCCTCCCACAACCCCTACACCGACAACGGCATCAAGCTGGTCAACCGCGAGGGCTTCAAGATGGACGAGGACGTCCTTGAGCTCATCGAGGACTACATCGACGGCAAGAGCGAGGTTCCGCTGGCCACCGGTGACGCCATCGGCTGCACCGTCGACTACATGCAGGGCCGCAACCGCTACATCAGCCACCTTATTGCCTCCTGCGGCTTCAGCCTGCAGGGCCTGAAGATTGGCCTGGACTGCGCAAACGGCTCCGCCTCCTCCGTGGCTCGCCCGGTCTTTGACGCCCTGGGCGCAGAGACCCACGTCATCAACAACGCACCCAACGGCTTCAACATCAACGTCGACTGCGGCAGCACCCACATCGACCAGCTGCAGCGCTTTGTGGTGCAGAACGGCCTTGACGTGGGCTTTGCCTACGACGGCGACGCTGACCGCTGCCTGGCCGTTGACGAGCGCGGCCACGTGGTCGACGGCGACCTCATCCTCTACGTCTGCGGCTGCTACATGGCCAAGCACGGCCGCCTGGCCAAGCAGACCGTCGTCCCCACGGTCATGTCCAACTTTGGCTTCTTCCGCGCCCTCGACGCCGCCGGCATCTCCTACGAGAAGACCGCGGTGGGCGACAAGAACGTCTACGCCTGCATGCGCCAGAACGGCTACACCCTGGGCGGCGAGCAGTCCGGCCACATCATCTTCGGCGACCTCGAGAAGACCGGCGACGGCATCATGACCTCCCTGCGCGTCATGGAGGTCCTGCGCGCCGAGCGCGAGAAGCTCTCCGAGCTCACCCGTCCCGTCACGCTCTACCCGCAGCAGCTCGACAACGTCCGCGTGACCGACAAGGACGCCGCCATGCAGTCCGCCGAGGTCAAGGCAGCCGTGGAGAAGGCCGAGAAGTACCTTGAGGGCAACGGCCGCGTGCTCGTGCGCGCCTCCGGCACCGAGCCCCTCGTCCGCGTCTTGGCAGAGGCTCCCGACGAGCGCCTCTGCGCCAACGCCAACGCCATCGTCCTCGAGGCCCTCGCCCCCTTCAAGGCGTAG
- a CDS encoding patatin-like phospholipase family protein, producing the protein MPDTNQSSQTTAPALVLEGGGFRGMFTAGVLDVLMERGLTDFQSVWGTSAGAMNAVSFKSGQIGRTMRVMLAFRDDKRFMSFLSFAKTGDMTGGEFVYDHVQNELDPCDNRAFEENPLPMWAVASDVTFGTAGYLPVCHLPEDAQKVRASASLPGVSNIVDIDGHRYLDGGTTDAIPFGVALGLPGSRAVEGHVPASRALVVVTQDRDFVKHGTTEQMVLRSHRYDSFPYYIDALRSRAERYNACRQQLWELEASGRCLVIAPEKPVTVGVMEHEGAPLLDLYLQGRRQAEARLAEIDAFLHPEE; encoded by the coding sequence ATGCCTGACACCAATCAGAGCTCTCAGACCACGGCACCCGCACTCGTCCTGGAGGGCGGCGGCTTCCGCGGCATGTTCACCGCTGGCGTCCTCGACGTCCTCATGGAGCGCGGCCTCACCGACTTCCAAAGCGTCTGGGGCACCTCCGCCGGCGCCATGAACGCCGTGAGCTTCAAGAGCGGGCAGATCGGCCGCACCATGCGCGTCATGCTTGCCTTCCGCGACGACAAGCGCTTCATGAGCTTCCTCTCCTTCGCCAAGACCGGAGACATGACCGGCGGCGAGTTTGTCTACGACCACGTGCAGAACGAGCTTGACCCCTGTGACAACCGGGCCTTTGAGGAGAACCCCTTGCCCATGTGGGCCGTGGCCTCCGACGTCACCTTCGGCACGGCCGGCTACCTGCCCGTTTGCCACTTGCCCGAGGATGCGCAGAAGGTCCGCGCCTCGGCCTCTCTGCCCGGCGTCTCAAACATCGTGGACATCGACGGCCACCGCTACCTGGATGGCGGCACCACGGACGCCATCCCCTTTGGCGTGGCCCTGGGCCTTCCAGGCTCGCGCGCCGTCGAGGGGCACGTCCCCGCGAGCCGCGCCCTCGTGGTGGTCACCCAGGACCGCGACTTCGTCAAGCACGGCACCACGGAGCAGATGGTCCTGCGCTCCCACCGCTACGACAGCTTCCCGTACTACATCGACGCCCTGCGCAGCCGCGCGGAGCGCTACAACGCCTGCCGCCAGCAGCTCTGGGAGCTCGAGGCCTCGGGGCGCTGCCTGGTCATAGCTCCCGAGAAGCCCGTCACCGTGGGCGTCATGGAGCATGAGGGCGCGCCGCTGCTCGACCTCTACCTGCAGGGCCGCCGCCAGGCGGAGGCTCGTCTGGCCGAGATCGACGCTTTCCTCCACCCCGAGGAGTAG
- the glmS gene encoding glutamine--fructose-6-phosphate transaminase (isomerizing) — protein sequence MCGIVGYTGKNQAVNFLVEGLKTLEYRGYDSAGVEVLSTDGELHGVKCAGRVAVLDERCKTANLVGTTGIAHTRWATHGAPTDKNAHPHRDCSGRIAIVHNGIIENYRELRSYLSRNGHEFASDTDSEVIAHLIEDAWAGPAKGDLLTAVRNACRRLEGSWAIAAVCADAPGQIVVARNGSPLVVASAADGAYCASDVTPLASVTSRVIQLENGQFGRLSQAGEVEVFDSEGLPVAEPSAIDIDWDASAATLGGYADFMAKEIAEQPEAIERLLSGRLGEKGILLDELKMTEEELAAVDRIYLIACGTSYHVGLIARTLIQTWAKVPVICDYASEFNYEQDVLVTDHTLCVIITQSGETADTLAAARKMHEMGAKVFAVTNVLGSTAARESDGVMYVQAGPEVCVASTKAYTAQMVACALFALRLAQSHGAMSAEEVAAHYQDLTAIPDAIREVISRSWQDKQAAAVFRSATSALFLGRGVNATTAYEGALKLKEISYLHAEAYPAGEMKHGPIALLEPGFPVVAIVPADRVHDKTVSNIQEVNARGAVCVAVATDGDESVASLCEHVLWIPPVADELLVPIVAVVHLQILARYVARTRGCDVDKPRNLAKSVTVE from the coding sequence ATGTGCGGAATCGTTGGCTACACCGGCAAGAACCAGGCCGTGAACTTCCTGGTAGAGGGTCTGAAGACGCTTGAGTACCGCGGATACGACTCCGCCGGCGTGGAGGTCCTCTCCACCGACGGCGAGCTCCACGGCGTCAAGTGCGCCGGTCGCGTGGCCGTGCTGGACGAGCGCTGCAAGACGGCCAACCTCGTGGGCACCACCGGCATCGCCCACACCCGCTGGGCCACCCACGGCGCGCCCACCGACAAGAACGCCCACCCGCACCGCGACTGCTCCGGGCGCATCGCCATCGTCCACAACGGCATCATCGAGAACTACCGCGAGCTGCGCAGCTACCTCTCGCGCAACGGCCACGAGTTCGCTAGCGACACGGACTCAGAGGTCATTGCCCACCTCATCGAGGACGCCTGGGCCGGTCCCGCCAAGGGAGACCTGCTGACCGCCGTGCGCAACGCCTGCCGCCGCCTGGAGGGCTCCTGGGCCATCGCCGCGGTCTGCGCCGACGCCCCCGGGCAGATCGTGGTCGCCCGCAACGGCAGCCCGCTCGTGGTGGCCTCTGCGGCCGACGGCGCCTACTGCGCCTCCGATGTCACGCCGCTTGCCAGCGTGACATCCCGCGTCATCCAGCTCGAGAACGGCCAGTTCGGCCGCCTCTCCCAGGCTGGCGAGGTCGAGGTCTTTGACTCCGAGGGCCTGCCCGTGGCCGAGCCCTCCGCCATCGATATCGACTGGGACGCCTCCGCGGCAACCCTGGGCGGCTACGCCGACTTCATGGCCAAGGAGATCGCCGAGCAGCCCGAGGCCATCGAGCGCCTGCTCTCCGGCCGCCTTGGCGAGAAGGGCATTCTGCTGGACGAGCTCAAGATGACCGAGGAGGAGCTGGCCGCCGTCGACCGCATCTACCTCATCGCCTGCGGCACCTCCTACCACGTGGGCCTCATTGCCCGCACGCTCATCCAGACCTGGGCCAAGGTCCCCGTCATCTGCGACTACGCCTCCGAGTTCAACTACGAGCAGGACGTCCTGGTGACCGACCACACCCTCTGCGTGATCATCACCCAGTCTGGTGAGACGGCCGACACCCTGGCGGCCGCCCGCAAAATGCACGAGATGGGCGCCAAGGTCTTCGCCGTCACCAACGTCCTGGGCTCCACCGCCGCCCGCGAGTCCGACGGCGTGATGTACGTCCAGGCCGGCCCCGAGGTCTGCGTTGCCTCCACCAAGGCCTACACGGCCCAGATGGTGGCCTGCGCCCTCTTTGCCCTGCGCCTGGCGCAGAGCCACGGCGCCATGAGCGCCGAGGAGGTCGCGGCCCACTACCAGGACCTCACCGCCATTCCGGACGCCATCCGCGAGGTGATCTCGCGCTCCTGGCAGGACAAGCAGGCCGCGGCGGTCTTCCGCAGCGCCACCTCCGCCCTCTTCCTGGGCCGTGGCGTCAACGCCACCACCGCCTACGAGGGCGCCCTCAAGCTCAAGGAGATCAGCTACCTGCACGCCGAGGCCTATCCCGCCGGCGAGATGAAGCACGGGCCCATCGCCCTTCTTGAGCCGGGCTTCCCCGTGGTGGCCATCGTCCCGGCAGACCGCGTGCACGACAAGACCGTGTCCAACATCCAGGAGGTCAACGCCCGCGGCGCCGTCTGCGTGGCCGTTGCCACCGACGGCGACGAGTCCGTGGCGTCCCTCTGCGAGCACGTGCTGTGGATCCCGCCCGTGGCAGACGAGCTTCTCGTCCCCATCGTTGCCGTGGTGCACCTGCAGATCCTTGCCCGCTACGTGGCGCGCACGCGTGGCTGTGACGTGGACAAGCCGCGCAACCTTGCCAAGTCCGTCACGGTGGAGTAG
- the rplM gene encoding 50S ribosomal protein L13, with amino-acid sequence MKKSTRYAKAGEVERNWVLIDAEGATLGRLATKAAMILRGKNKPQYTPNADTGDFVVIVNADKVVLTGNKADQKRYWRYSGYLGGLKFESFREAMAKHPERVIEHAVKGMLPKTTLGRAQGMKLKVYAGPEHPHAAQNPTQIDWRA; translated from the coding sequence GTGAAGAAGTCGACTCGTTACGCCAAGGCCGGCGAGGTCGAGCGCAACTGGGTGCTCATCGACGCTGAGGGCGCTACCCTCGGCCGTCTTGCCACCAAGGCTGCCATGATCCTTCGTGGCAAGAACAAGCCGCAGTACACCCCCAACGCTGACACCGGTGACTTCGTGGTCATCGTCAACGCTGACAAGGTTGTCCTGACCGGCAACAAGGCTGACCAGAAGCGCTACTGGCGTTACTCCGGCTACCTCGGTGGCCTGAAGTTCGAGAGCTTCCGCGAGGCTATGGCCAAGCACCCCGAGCGCGTCATCGAGCACGCCGTCAAGGGCATGCTTCCCAAGACCACCCTCGGCCGCGCCCAGGGCATGAAGCTCAAGGTCTACGCTGGCCCCGAGCACCCGCACGCCGCCCAGAACCCCACGCAGATTGATTGGAGGGCCTAA
- the smpB gene encoding SsrA-binding protein SmpB codes for MAFQKREKKTIARNKAARHEYFVDETFEAGLALTGTEVKSLRERACQITDAFCLIRGQEAWLHGVHIHPYSNGGVWNVDPDRKRKLLLHRNQIDYLDGKLRQKGMALVPLELYFDEHGRVKLAIGLCRGKKLYDKRADMARRDSDREIARALKEMNR; via the coding sequence ATGGCCTTCCAGAAGCGAGAGAAGAAGACCATTGCCCGCAACAAGGCCGCTCGCCACGAGTACTTTGTGGACGAGACCTTCGAGGCGGGCCTGGCGCTCACGGGCACCGAGGTCAAGAGCCTGCGCGAGCGTGCCTGCCAGATCACCGACGCGTTCTGCCTCATCCGCGGGCAGGAGGCATGGCTGCACGGCGTGCACATCCACCCGTACTCAAACGGCGGCGTGTGGAACGTTGACCCGGACCGCAAGCGCAAGCTGCTGCTGCACCGCAACCAGATTGACTACCTGGACGGAAAGCTCCGCCAGAAGGGCATGGCCCTGGTGCCGCTGGAGCTCTACTTTGACGAGCACGGCCGCGTCAAGCTCGCCATCGGCCTGTGCCGCGGCAAGAAGCTCTACGACAAGCGAGCCGACATGGCCCGCCGCGACTCCGACCGAGAGATTGCCCGCGCCCTCAAGGAGATGAACCGCTAG
- a CDS encoding NAD(P)H-hydrate dehydratase: MQPVLNVEDIKGVEVELTRVGVSVSELMHRAGYAAAQEVLELEGAKSVAVLCGMGNNGGDGWVAAEALLACGLKVQAVCPMDPDQISGDLARQVAQAAVKAGVPVTVGPSRDELDEVLDEADVVLDCMLGTGFHGEVRAPFDIWIECVNASGCRVVSVDVPSGLSAQTGQAGSACVVADLTVTMLALKPGLLADDGRDVCGAIVVAPLAEQTERLCVEADPVAWRTDLADYRDVMVETSASVDKFTRGSVLVVGGSSRFTGAPIMAARAAARMGAGYVTLAVPQAIAAVCQTHLLEIPVVGLPCDAEGVLTADAAERVAKMARSASAVLVGPGMRVSSGTVAVVSALLRSEAPLVIDADGLNCLSRLTEGRLFDFPELTRRDAPLILTPHRGELGRLTGRAEMPPTSLSEQLECARQIVWSDGGSEIVVASKGSATGCVSVDQAVLPKPGPAALATAGSGDVLSGMMASYLAQVGGQSENLPLMAALVCEIHGYAGTVAAERLGSRGVMACDLIDSIGLAADAIEERAALAGLEDASESQQA, translated from the coding sequence ATGCAGCCTGTTCTGAACGTCGAGGACATCAAGGGCGTCGAGGTCGAGCTCACCCGCGTGGGCGTGAGCGTGTCCGAGCTCATGCACCGTGCCGGCTACGCCGCCGCCCAGGAGGTCCTGGAGCTTGAGGGCGCCAAGAGCGTCGCCGTGCTCTGCGGCATGGGCAACAACGGCGGCGACGGCTGGGTGGCCGCAGAGGCCCTGCTGGCCTGCGGCCTCAAGGTCCAGGCCGTGTGCCCCATGGACCCGGACCAGATCTCCGGCGACCTCGCACGTCAGGTGGCCCAGGCTGCCGTCAAGGCGGGCGTGCCCGTGACCGTGGGCCCCTCCCGCGACGAGCTCGACGAGGTCCTGGACGAGGCTGACGTCGTCCTTGACTGCATGCTGGGCACGGGCTTTCACGGAGAGGTGCGCGCCCCCTTTGACATCTGGATCGAGTGCGTGAACGCCTCCGGCTGCCGCGTGGTCTCCGTCGACGTCCCCAGCGGCCTCTCCGCCCAGACCGGCCAGGCCGGCAGCGCCTGCGTGGTGGCCGACCTCACGGTGACCATGCTGGCCCTGAAGCCCGGCCTTCTGGCCGACGACGGCCGCGACGTCTGCGGCGCCATCGTGGTGGCCCCGCTGGCCGAGCAGACCGAGCGCCTCTGCGTGGAGGCGGACCCCGTGGCCTGGCGCACCGACCTCGCCGACTACCGCGACGTCATGGTGGAGACGAGCGCCTCCGTGGACAAGTTCACCCGCGGCTCCGTGCTCGTGGTGGGAGGCTCCTCTCGCTTCACGGGCGCCCCGATCATGGCCGCCCGTGCCGCCGCGCGCATGGGCGCCGGCTACGTCACGCTGGCCGTGCCGCAGGCCATTGCGGCCGTGTGCCAGACGCACCTGCTGGAGATTCCCGTCGTGGGGCTTCCCTGCGACGCGGAGGGCGTCCTCACCGCCGACGCAGCCGAGCGCGTGGCCAAGATGGCCAGGAGCGCCTCAGCCGTGCTGGTGGGCCCGGGCATGCGCGTCTCCAGCGGCACCGTGGCCGTGGTGAGTGCGCTCCTGCGCAGCGAGGCCCCGCTGGTCATTGACGCCGACGGCCTGAACTGCCTTTCTCGCCTGACGGAGGGGAGGCTCTTTGACTTCCCGGAGCTCACCCGCAGGGACGCGCCGCTCATCCTGACGCCCCACCGCGGGGAGCTCGGCCGCCTTACCGGCCGTGCCGAGATGCCGCCGACGTCTCTCTCCGAGCAGCTCGAGTGCGCGCGCCAGATTGTCTGGAGCGACGGCGGCTCCGAGATCGTGGTGGCCTCCAAGGGCTCTGCCACAGGCTGCGTGAGCGTCGACCAGGCGGTGCTTCCCAAGCCCGGCCCCGCGGCGCTTGCCACGGCGGGCTCCGGAGACGTGCTCTCCGGCATGATGGCCTCCTACCTGGCGCAGGTGGGCGGCCAGTCCGAGAACCTGCCGCTCATGGCCGCCCTCGTGTGCGAGATCCACGGCTACGCGGGCACCGTCGCCGCCGAGCGCCTGGGCTCTCGCGGCGTCATGGCGTGCGACCTCATCGACTCCATCGGCCTCGCGGCCGACGCCATCGAGGAGCGCGCGGCCCTGGCCGGCCTCGAGGATGCGTCCGAGAGCCAACAGGCGTAG
- a CDS encoding YoaK family protein, whose protein sequence is MRHASQESESIELAVLLALSGGLMDCYSYLVRDHVFANAQTGNMLLFGVNLASGDWAQCVHYAVPVVCFALGIALCHGIKLVAREEHLHWRQLALAIEILVLVGVSFVPEGHSLRANGLTSFACGIQVQAFRKFHGRALATTMCIGNLRSGTQSMVSFAHSRDEEQLRGGLLSYFVIVCFVLGAVLGNWCIPLLGTRMILVGVGLLTVCFFVMFIDRERRHAEVAAAE, encoded by the coding sequence ATGAGGCACGCAAGCCAGGAGTCCGAGTCCATCGAGCTGGCGGTTCTTCTCGCGCTGTCGGGCGGCCTCATGGATTGCTACTCCTACCTGGTGCGCGACCACGTCTTTGCCAACGCGCAGACCGGCAACATGCTGCTCTTTGGCGTGAACCTCGCCAGCGGCGACTGGGCCCAGTGCGTGCACTATGCCGTGCCGGTGGTCTGCTTTGCCCTGGGCATTGCCCTGTGCCACGGCATCAAGCTGGTGGCTCGCGAGGAGCACCTGCACTGGAGGCAGCTTGCCCTGGCCATCGAGATCCTTGTGCTGGTGGGCGTCTCGTTTGTGCCCGAGGGCCACAGCCTGAGGGCAAACGGGCTCACCTCCTTTGCCTGCGGCATCCAGGTGCAGGCGTTCCGCAAGTTCCACGGGCGCGCGTTGGCTACCACCATGTGCATCGGCAACCTGAGGAGTGGCACGCAGTCCATGGTGAGCTTTGCCCACTCGCGCGACGAGGAGCAGCTGCGTGGCGGCTTGCTCAGCTACTTTGTCATCGTCTGCTTCGTGCTGGGCGCCGTGCTGGGCAACTGGTGCATTCCCCTGCTGGGCACCAGGATGATCCTGGTGGGCGTGGGGCTGCTCACCGTCTGCTTCTTTGTGATGTTCATCGACCGTGAGCGGCGTCATGCCGAGGTCGCGGCGGCCGAATAG